The DNA region CGGAGCCGACGACGACCGCGAGTTCGGTGCGGTGGCTCTCCAATTCGCGGGGCGGGAGCTGGGCTCCGGCGGCCAGCGCGGCGGTCTCGAGCTCGGCGACGACCTGAGCTCCGGCCCGGTGCGCGAGCCGCGACTGCCACCAGGTTGCGGTCACCCGGCACAGGACGGCGAGCGCGAACACCACCAGCTCCGCGGTCCACGACCCGATCGTCCGCTGCCCGGGTTCGGTGATGACGCCCGCGAGCACCCGGGCCAGGGCGAGCGCCCCGACCACGATGCAGCCGGTGGTGAGCAGGGAAAGTCCCACGCTCAGGCCGAGATACCGGCGTGCGGAACGGGCGTGCCGCCACAGTCGCGGGTCCACCGGTCGTGCCATGGTCGATCTCCTCTGTGAAACGAACGCGCCGCCCGGCCGGCCGGGGCCGGTCCGGGCGGCGTGCCCCGTTGTTCAGCTGGTCGCGGATGCCGTGGTCAGCTCTTCGCGGACTCCATGGGCAGCCCGATGGGCGCCGGGATGTGGTCCGTGGTGAGCCGTTTGCGGAACACCCAGTACGTCCAGGTCTGGTAGACCAGCACGACCGGGACCAGTGCGACCGCGACCCAGCTCATCACGACCAGCGTGTAGTGGGTGGAGGACGCGGACTTGGTGCCGTCGCGCCCGTCCACCGTGAGGCTGAAGGCGTCATTGATGGTGGACGGCAGCACATTCGGGAACAGCGACCCGAACAGCAGCACGGTGGCGGCGGCGATGGTGAGCGCGGTGCCGGTGAACGCCCAGCCGTCGCGACCCTGGCTCGCGGCGAAGCCCGCCACCAGCAGCCCGATCACGGCCAGGGCCAAAGGAATCCAGGTCCAGCCGTGCCCGTGAGCGAGCTGGGTCCAGATACCGAAGGCGGCCACCACGACGGCCGTGGGCACGAACAGCACCCGGATGATGCGCTGGGCGTCGTCGCGGACGTCGTTGCCGGTCTTGAGTGCGATGAACATCGCGCCGTGCAGCATGAACAGCAGCAGCGTGGTGAGCCCGCCGAGCAGCGCGTACGGGTTGAGCAGGTCGAGGAAGTTGCCTTCGATCTGCTTGCGCTCGTTGAGTTTCACCCCGTGCACGATGTTGGCGAAGGCCAGGCCCCAGGCCAGGGCGGGGATCCAGGAGCCGAGACCGATGCCGATGTCGCACCAGGTGCGCCAGCGCGGGTCGTTGATCTTGCCGCGCCATTCGATGGCGCAGGCCCGCGCGATCAGTCCGACCAGGATGAGCAGCAGCGCCAGGTAGAACCCGGAGAACAGGCTGGCGTACCACTCGGGGAAGGCCGCGAACATGGCGCCGCCGCCGGTGAGCAGCCACACCTCGTTGCCGTCCCACACCGGTCCGATGGTGTTGAGCACGGTCCGCTTCTTCTTCTCGTCGCCGCGTCCGATGATCGGCATCAGCATGCCGACGCCGAAGTCGAAGCCCTCGAGCACGAAGTAGCCGGTGAACAGGACCGCGATCAGGAGAAACCAGAATTCAGGGAGACTCATCCTCGGCTCCTAGTAGGCGAAGGAAAGCTTCTCGACGGGCTCCCCGGTCATCTTGGGGGTGCCGTCGTCGGTGGACGGCTTTTCCGGTCCGGCGATCACATAGCGGCGCATCAGGTAGAACCAGCCGATGGCCAGCAGGCCGTACAGCGCCGTGAATACGATCAGCGAGGTGAGGATCGTGCCGGGCGAGACGCCGGAGACGCCCTGCTGCACGGTCATTCGAATGTGCTGATCCCCGGTCGGGTTGGGTGCGACGACCCAGGGCTGGCGGCCCATCTCGGTGAAGATCCAGCCGGAGATGTTGCCCAGGAACGGGGTGGCGATGGCGAGCAGCGAAAGCCATTTGAACCAGGGCTGATCGGGGATGCGGCCGCCGCGGGTGACCCAGAATCCGGCCAGCGCCAACAGGATCGAGCCGGCCATCCAGGTGATCATGGCGCGGAAGGACCAGTAGGTGACGAACAGGTTGGGCCGGTAGTCGCCGACGCCGTACTTCTGGTTGTACTCGACCTGGAGGTCCTTGACGCCCTTCAGGGTGACGTCGCTGAACTTGCCCTCGGCCAGGAACGGCAGCACGTACGGCACCTTGATGACGTGGTCGACGCTGTCGCAGTTGTTGTGGGTGCCGATGGTCAGCACCGAGAAGTCCGGATCGGTTTCGGTGTGGCACAGCGATTCCGCCGAGGCCATCTTCATGGGCTGCTGCTTGAACATCAGCTTGCCCTGGATGTCACCGGTGAAGATCAGCGCACCGCGGCGATGAGGATGACGTACAGGCCCATGCGCGCGCTCGGCCGCCACATGGTGCGGGCGTCCTCGAGCAGGGCGTCGTTCCCCTCGGCCTTGGCCTTGTGGGCGTTGCGCACCATCCACCAGCCGGCGATGCCCGCGACGAAGGTGCCCGCGGTGAGGAAGGCTCCGGCGATCACGTGCGGGAACGCGGCGAGGGTGGTGTTGTTGGTGAGGACCGCCCAGATGCTGTGCAGTTCGGCGCGACCGGTCTCCGGGTTGTATTCGGCGCCGACCGGGTGCTGCATGAACGAGTTGGCGGCGATGATGAAGTAGGCGGAGGCGTTGGTGCCGATGGCGACCAGCCAGATGCAGGCCAGGTGCACCTTTTTCGGCAGCCGGGTCCAGCCGAAGATCCACAGGCCCAGGAAGGTCGATTCCATGAAGAAGGCGACCAGCGCCTCCATGGCCAGCGGTGCGCCGAAGACGTCGCCGACGAAGCGGGAGTATTCGCTCCAGCCCATGCCGAACTGGAATTCCTGCACGATGCCGGTGGCGACGCCGAGGGCGAAGTTGATCAGGAACAGCTTGCCGAAAAACTTTGTGAGCCTGAGCCACTGCTCCTTACCGGTGATCACCCAGACGGTCTGCATACCCGCGACGAGCGGGGCGAGGCCGATGGTGAGCGGCACCAGGATGAAGTGATAGACGGTGGTAATTCCGAACTGCCAGCGCGCCAGATCTACGACGCTCATCCGACCTCCCTGCCGATCTACGACATGACGTAGTAAGAGACACTACGCCGACTGGTCTTCAGATCAACATGCGCCGCGCCACAGTGCGCCGGAAATTTGCCGGTACGTGACATTTTGCTCGCCAAGGCCCCCGCTCCACCGGGGCGAAGCAGGGACCAAACCGGACAAAAGACCCTTGAGTCGGATTACCAGTCCGCGAGGCTGCCCGGCAGCGCGATCCCTCGATTCACCATCTCGATGATCTCGCCCGCGTTCTCCGGCGCCGACATGCGCAGACCGTCCAGCGAATTCACCCGCGCGGCCAGCGTGATCGAGGACAGCATCCACACGGCGTCGGCGGTGATCAGGTCGGCCGTGAACAACGGCTCGTACCGGCACTCCCAGCCCGCCTTCTCCGCCTGCGTGAACAGCGCCCGCTGCGTGGTGCCGGGCAGCACGCCGTTGCGGGCGGGCGGGGTGATCAGCTGATTGTCGCGCTGCACAACGACTGTCGAGCGCGGCCCCTCCAGCACCCGATGCTCGGTACTGGTGAAGATGACATCGTCGGCGCCCATCCGCTGGGCGAACCGCAGCGCGGCCATATTCGTCGCGTACGACAGGGTTTTCGCGCCCAGCAGCAGCCACGGCGCGGTCTGCGCCACATCGACGGAGATGCCGCGCGACAGTGTGATCACCGAAACACCCTCGGTGCGAGCCTTTTCCACACGCTCGGGCACCGGGACCACGAAAACGTAACCGGTGGTGGCGGGTTCGCCGCCGGACAGCGCCCCACCCTTGTTCGCCACCCGTTCGCCAGCCCCGGCGTGATCGCTGTCACGTCCGCGGGTGAGCACCATCCGCAGCGTTCCGTCGCGGTCCTTGCCCCATTCCTCGGCGGCCAGCTCGACCGCGAACCGCCACGCCTCCAGCTCCGGCGCGGGCAGATCCAGCGCCTCCGCCGAACGCCGCAGTCGCGCCAGATGCAATTCGAGCGCGCACGGCACGCCGTCGCGCACCAGCACCGTCTCGAAGATGCCGTCGCCCCGCAGCGCCCCGATATCGTCCGCATACAACAACGGCGCGTCCGGATCCCGGATCGCGCCGTCGAGTGTCACCAGAACCCGTTCCACCATGTGCCAACCCTAGGGGAGTTGCCCCGCCCCGGGCGCCATACCGCGCCGCCGAATCCGTCAACCCGCCTGTTCGAAGCCCAGATCGACCCAAATACGCCACTGTCTCCCGCTCACCCACCGTTCTTGATCTTTCGTCGCCCAGCGTGCCGACTGATCTCGTACCGACCGGGGTAACTCCCCGGGTACCCCCAAAATCGGTTCGGCACCCGACCGCCGGCCCGCATGCGAAATTGGCAACGGCTCCCGAGCCGTGCGCTAAAGGCTCGGGGAGGCGGGGGAGTTAGGGTGGGTGTGTGTCCTCCTCGGTTGCCAGTCCGATCTTGCAGGTTCCAGGGGCTGTCGCGGGGCTGCCGGAGTCACCGGATGCCGCGGTCGCGTGGCATTACGGCGACCCCTTCGGGGAGCAGCGCGCGGCGATCCAGGGGGTCGCGGTGGTCGATCGCTCCCACCGGTTCGTGCTCTCCATCACCGGCAAGGAACGGCTGAGCTGGCTCAACACCATCTCCAGCCAGGCCGTCGCCGATCTGGGCGACGGGGAGTCCGCGGAGGATCTGGATCTGGATCTCAACGGCCGGGTGCTCAATCACTTCGTCCTCACCGACCTGGACGGCACGGTGTGGATCGACACCGAGGGCGCGCGCGGACCCGATCTGCTGAACTTCCTGCAGAAGATGGTCTTCTGGGCCGACGCCAAGCCCGTCGACGCCAATGACCATGCGGTGCTGAGCCTGCTGGGCCCCGGCGTGGCCGGACTCACCGAAACCCTGGGAGTGCCCGCCCTTCCCGACACCTACCGCGCGGTGCCGCTGCCCGGCGGCGGCTTCCTGCGCCGCATGCCGTGGCCGACCGCCGACTCCTTCGACCTGCTGGTCCCCCGCGACCAGCTCGCCGCCTGGTGGACCAAGCTGCGCGACGCGGGCGCGGCGGCCGCGGGCCTGTGGACGTTCGAGGCGCTGCGGGTGGCCGCGCTGCGCCCGCGCCTGGGCCTCGACACCGACGACCGCACCATCCCGCACGAGGTGAACTGGATCGGCGGCCCCGCCGAACACGGTGCCGTGCACCTGAACAAGGGCTGCTACCGCGGTCAGGAGACGGTCGCGCGGGTGCACAATCTCGGCAAGCCGCCCCGGCATCTGGTGCTGCTGCACCTGGACGGTTCCGCGGATTCCCGCCCGGCGACCGGTGATCCGGTGACCGCGGGCGGCCGCGCGGTCGGCACACTGGGCACCATCGTCGACCACTACGAGCTCGGCCCGATCGCGCTGGCCCTGATCAAACGCACCATCCCGGTCGACACCGAGCTGGTGGCGGGCCCGTGCGCGGCGGCCATCGACGCGGATTCGTTTCCGTCGCACGACGAACCGCAGGCCGGCCGGCTCGCCGTCGACAAGCTGCGCGGCCGGTGACCGGCGCCGTCGGCCGGGTGCTGGCCGTCTGCGTGGTGCACGCCGAGCTCGAGGTGCCCGCCAAGTCCTCGAAGGTGGGTCGCACCGCCATCGACAAACGTCCGGTGCCGCACCGGGTTCCGGTGCGGGCGCTGGGCCTGGACGGTGACCACGTGTGCGACACCGCGCATCACGGCGGCACCCATCAGGCCGTCTACGCCTACGCCGAAGAGGATGCCCAGCGCTGGTCCGCCGAACTGAACCGCGACCTCGCGGCGGGCTGGTTCGGCGAGAACCTGCGGCTGGCGGGCCTTCCGGTCAGCGATGCCGTGATCGGTGAACGCTGGACGATCGGCGACACGCTCCTGGAGGTGTCCGCGCCGCGCGTCCCGTGCTCCACCTTCCAGTGGCACGCCAACGAGCAGCAGTGGGTGAAACGCTTCACGGCACAGGCGAATACGGGTGCTTACCTGCGGGTGCTGACCGAGGGCACGATCGGCGCGGGCGACGAGGTGCGGGTGGTGTACGTCCCCGAGCACGGGGTCACCGTGCGCGAGTTGTTCACCGGCGCGGACCCCGATCGCCTGGATCTGCTGGCCGCGGTCGAGCCGACCATCTCCGACGATGTCCGCATGCAGATCGACCGTCACCGTCGCCGCCATGCCGCGGCGGCCCGCCGATGAAGGGGACCCGATGAGCGTCGATCTGGTCGAGGTGGTGCGGTCCGGTTTCCGCGAGTGCGTGCACCGCGGTTCCGCGGTGGTGCTGCGCCCGGACGGTGAACCGCTGGTGGAGGTGGGCGCGGTGCACGGCCCGATCTTCCCGCGCTCCACCAACAAGCCGCTGCAGGCGCTCACCCTGCTGCGCAACGGTTTCGAACCGGTCGACGACGCCGAGCTGGCCATCGCCACCGCCTCGCATTTCGGCGAACCGGATCACGTGCAGCTGGTGCACCGGCTGCTGGACCGCTTCGGTTTCACCGAGAACGACCTCGAGTGCCCGCCGGATCTGCCGTTCGAGGATCAGGCCCGCGCCCACGCGCTGGCCGGCGGTGACCGCGGGCAGGCGGCCCGCCGAATCTTCATGAACTGCTCCGGCAAACATGCCGCCATGCTCGCGACCTGCGTGATCAACGACTGGCCGACCCGCGGCTATCTGGAGGTCGGGCATCCGCTGCAGCAGGCGGTGCTGGCGACGGTGGCCGATGTGACCGGGGAACCGGAGACCGATCTCGGTATCGACGGGTGCGGCCTGCCCATCGTGCCGGTATCGCTGGTGAATCTGGCCCGCGCCTACGCGGCCTTCGCGACCGCACCCGTCGATACCCCGGAACGCCGGGTCGCGGAC from Nocardia tengchongensis includes:
- a CDS encoding folate-binding protein YgfZ produces the protein MSSSVASPILQVPGAVAGLPESPDAAVAWHYGDPFGEQRAAIQGVAVVDRSHRFVLSITGKERLSWLNTISSQAVADLGDGESAEDLDLDLNGRVLNHFVLTDLDGTVWIDTEGARGPDLLNFLQKMVFWADAKPVDANDHAVLSLLGPGVAGLTETLGVPALPDTYRAVPLPGGGFLRRMPWPTADSFDLLVPRDQLAAWWTKLRDAGAAAAGLWTFEALRVAALRPRLGLDTDDRTIPHEVNWIGGPAEHGAVHLNKGCYRGQETVARVHNLGKPPRHLVLLHLDGSADSRPATGDPVTAGGRAVGTLGTIVDHYELGPIALALIKRTIPVDTELVAGPCAAAIDADSFPSHDEPQAGRLAVDKLRGR
- a CDS encoding MOSC domain-containing protein, with protein sequence MTGAVGRVLAVCVVHAELEVPAKSSKVGRTAIDKRPVPHRVPVRALGLDGDHVCDTAHHGGTHQAVYAYAEEDAQRWSAELNRDLAAGWFGENLRLAGLPVSDAVIGERWTIGDTLLEVSAPRVPCSTFQWHANEQQWVKRFTAQANTGAYLRVLTEGTIGAGDEVRVVYVPEHGVTVRELFTGADPDRLDLLAAVEPTISDDVRMQIDRHRRRHAAAARR
- a CDS encoding asparaginase, with the protein product MSVDLVEVVRSGFRECVHRGSAVVLRPDGEPLVEVGAVHGPIFPRSTNKPLQALTLLRNGFEPVDDAELAIATASHFGEPDHVQLVHRLLDRFGFTENDLECPPDLPFEDQARAHALAGGDRGQAARRIFMNCSGKHAAMLATCVINDWPTRGYLEVGHPLQQAVLATVADVTGEPETDLGIDGCGLPIVPVSLVNLARAYAAFATAPVDTPERRVADAIRAHPRVISGTDGPDFRVMTATPGLVCKIGADGVHAGALPDGSAFAYKIDDGADRARLPLTLAILQRMGIEWTDAHAELATPAVLGGGARVGIIRAIPGVL
- a CDS encoding aminodeoxychorismate lyase — its product is MVERVLVTLDGAIRDPDAPLLYADDIGALRGDGIFETVLVRDGVPCALELHLARLRRSAEALDLPAPELEAWRFAVELAAEEWGKDRDGTLRMVLTRGRDSDHAGAGERVANKGGALSGGEPATTGYVFVVPVPERVEKARTEGVSVITLSRGISVDVAQTAPWLLLGAKTLSYATNMAALRFAQRMGADDVIFTSTEHRVLEGPRSTVVVQRDNQLITPPARNGVLPGTTQRALFTQAEKAGWECRYEPLFTADLITADAVWMLSSITLAARVNSLDGLRMSAPENAGEIIEMVNRGIALPGSLADW
- the cydB gene encoding cytochrome d ubiquinol oxidase subunit II is translated as MSLPEFWFLLIAVLFTGYFVLEGFDFGVGMLMPIIGRGDEKKKRTVLNTIGPVWDGNEVWLLTGGGAMFAAFPEWYASLFSGFYLALLLILVGLIARACAIEWRGKINDPRWRTWCDIGIGLGSWIPALAWGLAFANIVHGVKLNERKQIEGNFLDLLNPYALLGGLTTLLLFMLHGAMFIALKTGNDVRDDAQRIIRVLFVPTAVVVAAFGIWTQLAHGHGWTWIPLALAVIGLLVAGFAASQGRDGWAFTGTALTIAAATVLLFGSLFPNVLPSTINDAFSLTVDGRDGTKSASSTHYTLVVMSWVAVALVPVVLVYQTWTYWVFRKRLTTDHIPAPIGLPMESAKS